TAAAAAAACAAGCTTTTCAAGAGGGATATGAGGCGGGTAAGAAACAAGCAGAAGCAGAAGTAAAAACTTTACGTAAGGAATTAGTTGATAAATGGGTAAGTTTTTTTAATCTATTAGAGCAGGAAAAGTTTAAAATTTTTTCTACTTATAAGACGGACTTGGTTCTTTTGGTAAGAAGGGCTGTAGAAAGGGTAGTTAATTTTGTGTTAGAAACAAAGCATGAACAGGTTATAGAAGGACTTCTTAAGGAGGCTTTGGAATTTATTCAGAACAAAAAAGAACTTTGTATTAAGGTAAATCCTGAAGATAAAGCAGTTTTAGAAGAAGTATTGAGCCAGATAAAACAGGATTATCCTAATTTGCATGTGGCTCAAATAAAAACTGACCCTAATATTGGCAGGGGAGGGGTTATTGTGGAAAATGGTAATGGATTGGTCGACAATCAAGTGGAGGAAAGATTAAAAGAAATAGATAAAATTTTAGCTAGGCTTGAGTTGAGGGTATAAGTGGACTTGAAATCTTGCCTAAATTTTTTAGAAGATATTACTCTTGCTTCAATTTATGGTCGCGTTAGCAAGGTTGTTGGTTTAGTAGTAGAAGGACAAGGGATTAAGGCCTCTTTGGGTTCAACATGTGAGATTTTATCTGATGGGAAAATCCTACCAGCAGAAGTTGTTGGTTTTAAAGATGATAGAGTTTTATTTATGCCATATGGAGATATAAGAGGAATTTCTCCTGGTAGCTTAATTAAAAATTCTGCGCATCCACCTGTTATTCCTGTTAGTGAGGACTTATTAGGCAGAACAATTGATGCCTTTGGCCATTTTTTAGACAATGGCTCAGAAATTACTCCTAAAAGTTTTTATCCCCTTTATAATAGCCCACCATCTCCTTTAGATCGACCTCGGATTACTGAACCTTTAGATGTAGGCATTAGAGCCATAAATGGACTTCTTACTTTAGGTAAGGGGCAGCGTGTTGGTATTATGGCGGGCTCAGGAGTAGGTAAAAGTACTTTAATGGGAATGATTGCTAGGTATACAAAAGCAGATGTCAATGTAATTGCCTTGGTTGGAGAACGAGGTAGAGAGGTTAGAGAGTTTATAGAAAAAGATTTGGGTCCTGATGGACTGAGCCGTTCTGTATTAGTAGTAGCTACTTCAGATCAAAGTCCTCTTATTAGAATGAGAGCAGCATATGCAGCTACAAGTGTAGCAGAATTTTTTCGAGATCAAGGAAAAGATGTGTTATTAATGATGGATTCTGTTACTAGATTTGCTATGGCTGCTAGAGAAGTGGGATTGGCAGCAGGAGAACCTCCTACTACTAGAGGATACACTCCTACAGTATTTACCCATTTACCTAGACTTTTGGAGAGAGCAGGCACCTCTGCTAAAGGAACTATAACAGGTATATATACTGTTTTAGTAGAGGGAGATGACTTTAACGAACCAGTTGCAGATGCTGTTCGTTCTATCCTAGATGGGCATATTGTGTTGACCAGAGAGCTTGCTGATCAAGGGCATTATCCTTCAATTGATGTGTTAAAGAGTATTAGTAGATTAAGAACAGACGTTACGCCTAAAGAGATAGTTCATGCTGGACAGAAGGTCTTATCTTTTTTATCTACTTATAAGAGAGTAGAAGACATGTTAAATATTGGCGCTTATGCTAAAGGTAGTAATCCTGAAATAGATAAGGCTGTAGAACTTATAGGTCCTATTACTAAATTTTTACAGCAACCTGTTGAGGAACGCTCTACCCTTGAAGAAAGCTTTTTGGCATTAAAGTCTATACTTTCTCAGGAAAAAGATAAATCTTCTGTTTAAGTATTGTTAATTAGACGTAAGGAACTAAAAAAATTAGTAATTATTAAGAGTAGACAATAGAAT
This region of Desulfonauticus submarinus genomic DNA includes:
- a CDS encoding FliH/SctL family protein is translated as MSLSNDTKNISNIGRIIIGLESKELEEIEYRPSYMPPEEIQKRVLEGAQKKAQQKAKEILSQALKEAEQIKKQAFQEGYEAGKKQAEAEVKTLRKELVDKWVSFFNLLEQEKFKIFSTYKTDLVLLVRRAVERVVNFVLETKHEQVIEGLLKEALEFIQNKKELCIKVNPEDKAVLEEVLSQIKQDYPNLHVAQIKTDPNIGRGGVIVENGNGLVDNQVEERLKEIDKILARLELRV
- a CDS encoding FliI/YscN family ATPase; amino-acid sequence: MDLKSCLNFLEDITLASIYGRVSKVVGLVVEGQGIKASLGSTCEILSDGKILPAEVVGFKDDRVLFMPYGDIRGISPGSLIKNSAHPPVIPVSEDLLGRTIDAFGHFLDNGSEITPKSFYPLYNSPPSPLDRPRITEPLDVGIRAINGLLTLGKGQRVGIMAGSGVGKSTLMGMIARYTKADVNVIALVGERGREVREFIEKDLGPDGLSRSVLVVATSDQSPLIRMRAAYAATSVAEFFRDQGKDVLLMMDSVTRFAMAAREVGLAAGEPPTTRGYTPTVFTHLPRLLERAGTSAKGTITGIYTVLVEGDDFNEPVADAVRSILDGHIVLTRELADQGHYPSIDVLKSISRLRTDVTPKEIVHAGQKVLSFLSTYKRVEDMLNIGAYAKGSNPEIDKAVELIGPITKFLQQPVEERSTLEESFLALKSILSQEKDKSSV